One Gimesia aquarii DNA segment encodes these proteins:
- a CDS encoding MFS transporter produces the protein MNWLNFFAADVGDGIGPFMATYLITTSHWNEASIGVFLLTLNLATVIAQTPSGWLIDNTRYKRYLTAGAALTIAICVLVPAFASEMAPVLISAAILGLAAAVIPPAIAAITLGIVGPSGLTKQTGSNQAFNHAGNLVSAVAIGLVGTYVVSWGVSPIVAFLACSAAIIALMIPEKSIDHTIARGGVSKIEKNNQSESERSALALVFTNRSLLIFMVCVGMFHLSNAAMLPLAGQKLALEHKELSTLYISICVVIAQIVMIGIAVLVGLRCDQWGRKRFLLVGFAVLPLRGLLFSQTENPYLIMSGQILDGIGAGIYGVIVILVVADLTRGTGVFNFATGVVITIQGLGASFGSFLGEWWAGEYGYSSSYALLTALGVIALLILAVLMPETHPDKVKPSRFNSGRSRSTT, from the coding sequence TTGAACTGGCTCAATTTTTTTGCGGCTGATGTTGGTGATGGCATTGGCCCCTTCATGGCCACATATCTGATTACGACATCTCACTGGAATGAGGCATCAATCGGAGTATTTCTGCTCACTCTCAATCTGGCGACCGTTATCGCACAAACACCTTCCGGATGGCTGATCGACAATACGCGTTATAAGCGCTATCTCACAGCAGGCGCAGCATTGACGATTGCCATTTGTGTCTTAGTCCCTGCCTTTGCATCGGAAATGGCCCCGGTATTGATATCAGCGGCGATTCTAGGCTTAGCAGCAGCAGTCATACCTCCGGCAATCGCAGCGATCACACTGGGAATTGTAGGCCCCTCCGGACTCACAAAACAGACTGGCTCAAACCAGGCATTCAACCACGCCGGTAATCTCGTATCAGCCGTGGCAATTGGATTAGTTGGTACCTATGTCGTATCTTGGGGTGTCTCACCCATCGTCGCATTTCTGGCATGTAGTGCAGCAATAATCGCTTTAATGATTCCTGAAAAGTCGATTGATCATACCATAGCCCGCGGTGGAGTTTCGAAAATTGAAAAGAATAATCAATCAGAATCAGAGCGAAGTGCCTTAGCATTGGTTTTTACAAATCGATCTCTTTTGATCTTTATGGTTTGTGTGGGAATGTTCCATCTCTCGAACGCAGCCATGCTTCCCCTTGCCGGGCAAAAGCTCGCGTTGGAACACAAAGAACTTTCCACACTCTATATATCCATCTGCGTTGTCATTGCTCAAATCGTCATGATTGGTATTGCCGTGCTTGTCGGCCTACGATGCGATCAGTGGGGGCGTAAACGTTTTCTACTCGTTGGCTTTGCCGTACTTCCTCTACGTGGATTGCTGTTTTCTCAAACCGAAAACCCATATCTCATCATGTCTGGACAGATTTTAGATGGCATCGGAGCTGGAATATACGGAGTCATTGTGATCCTTGTTGTCGCCGACCTGACGCGAGGCACAGGCGTATTCAACTTTGCAACAGGGGTCGTGATCACAATTCAAGGACTGGGTGCCTCCTTTGGCTCGTTTCTTGGGGAATGGTGGGCTGGAGAATATGGCTACAGTTCGTCATACGCACTCTTAACAGCACTAGGAGTAATCGCCTTGTTGATTCTAGCGGTATTAATGCCGGAAACTCATCCTGATAAAGTTAAACCTTCGCGATTCAATTCTGGTAGGAGTCGGTCCACAACATGA
- a CDS encoding anion transporter — translation MTTFVVIVYIIVYLSMLLGGIPGLRVDRTGAALLGAIALLAVGNISEQNALASIDVPTLALLFGLMVVSAQFQLGGFYGIATKRVVAQDMSPPALLAVVISLTGAFSALLTNDVVCLAVAPLLSHLCIEKKLNPVPYLLALACAANIGSATTLIGNPQNILIGEALKVPFNGYLLIALPPCLLGLLIVWGIIVSLYRGKWHFETEASLENTEIEFDRWQTFKGILVLTLLIACFIFTAWPRELLALGAAGILMLSRKFHSRKIMGLVDWSLLVLFISLFIVNKAFQLTGGMDWLVAQTKSAGIPLDQPAPLFISTVILGNLVSNVPAIMLLLPIVKGSDVGPLLALSSSLAGNLIIVGSVANIIVVESARQAGIKIDFKTHARVGIPVTLVTLSVTGAWLWLVSLFS, via the coding sequence ATGACCACTTTTGTTGTCATCGTCTACATTATTGTCTATCTCAGTATGCTCTTGGGTGGTATTCCTGGGTTACGTGTCGACAGAACCGGTGCTGCGTTGCTGGGTGCTATTGCCCTCTTAGCTGTTGGAAATATTAGCGAACAAAACGCATTGGCCTCAATTGATGTCCCTACCCTCGCACTCCTGTTCGGATTGATGGTTGTCTCGGCACAATTTCAGCTGGGAGGATTCTACGGTATCGCAACAAAAAGAGTCGTTGCACAAGACATGTCTCCCCCGGCGCTCCTGGCTGTTGTGATTTCTCTTACAGGAGCCTTCAGTGCCCTACTCACAAACGATGTCGTTTGCCTGGCAGTCGCTCCGCTACTATCACACCTCTGTATTGAAAAAAAATTGAACCCGGTCCCCTATTTGCTCGCCTTGGCATGTGCGGCTAATATCGGCAGTGCAACCACGCTTATTGGTAATCCACAGAACATTCTCATCGGTGAAGCATTAAAAGTGCCATTCAATGGATACCTGCTTATCGCACTGCCTCCCTGCCTACTCGGGCTGCTCATCGTTTGGGGAATCATCGTATCTCTATACCGCGGTAAGTGGCATTTCGAGACAGAAGCAAGTTTAGAAAACACGGAGATTGAGTTTGATCGTTGGCAGACCTTCAAAGGAATTCTTGTTTTAACACTATTAATCGCATGTTTTATATTCACAGCATGGCCGCGCGAATTACTGGCATTGGGTGCGGCGGGAATATTAATGCTCAGCCGAAAATTCCATTCCCGGAAGATCATGGGGCTGGTCGACTGGTCTCTGTTGGTGCTATTTATCAGCCTGTTTATTGTGAATAAAGCGTTTCAACTTACCGGCGGTATGGACTGGCTCGTCGCTCAGACCAAGTCCGCCGGCATCCCACTTGACCAACCGGCGCCGCTGTTTATCTCAACAGTGATTCTGGGAAATCTGGTTTCCAATGTGCCAGCCATCATGCTCTTGTTACCCATTGTCAAGGGAAGCGATGTGGGCCCGTTGCTGGCTCTCAGTAGTTCCCTTGCCGGTAATCTAATCATTGTAGGCAGTGTCGCCAACATCATTGTGGTTGAATCAGCAAGACAAGCTGGTATTAAAATCGACTTCAAGACGCATGCCCGCGTCGGTATTCCAGTAACTCTGGTAACTCTTTCGGTAACAGGTGCCTGGCTTTGGCTGGTTAGTTTATTCAGCTGA
- a CDS encoding DoxX family protein yields the protein MNQSEVKPTSTAQTVMIWIGRVVSVLVALAFGMSAMMKLKGGPEFAEGMEKLGLPESMILPLAILEIFCVLLYLIPWTAVLGAILLTGYMGGAICTHWRVGDPFMIQVAIGVLIWLGLYLREKRLWGVLPIRKMT from the coding sequence ATGAATCAAAGTGAAGTAAAGCCGACATCGACTGCGCAGACTGTGATGATTTGGATCGGGCGTGTGGTTTCGGTTCTCGTTGCACTTGCTTTTGGAATGAGCGCAATGATGAAACTCAAAGGGGGACCCGAGTTTGCTGAAGGGATGGAGAAACTCGGATTGCCGGAGTCGATGATCTTGCCGCTTGCCATTCTTGAAATTTTTTGTGTGCTGCTCTATTTGATTCCATGGACGGCCGTGCTTGGTGCCATATTATTGACTGGATACATGGGCGGAGCGATCTGCACTCATTGGCGCGTAGGTGATCCATTCATGATTCAAGTCGCGATTGGTGTGCTTATCTGGTTAGGTTTGTATCTGCGTGAGAAACGACTTTGGGGAGTCCTTCCGATCAGAAAAATGACTTAG